In Kordiimonas sp. SCSIO 12610, the sequence GCCCGTAATCCACAGCGTCGTCATTTCATTCATAACATTTGCAGCATCATCTGCTTCGGATAATGCGTCACGCAAAAACTGTATTTGGTCTTCTTCGCTTAAAGACGCAAAAACAGATATTTGAAACTCTGCTGTCTCGAGGCCAAGGATAGGCTTGCCTTCTGCCTGTGCCAATCCTGTTAAAACAGACTCGACACCAGCATTATCATCATAACCAATTTTAATATATTGCAGGGCCGTGTAGGTTAATCCAGCAAACCAAGGCCTGAAACGATCAAGTGCCTCAGCAGGTACAGGGAATTGAGCCAATCCTTCAACCAGCGCATTAAAGTCCTGCTCACCAATTTTTTCACGTAAGGTCTCGCCAGCTGGAAGAAGGCCATATTTTGGCACTAAACTTTGCATGACCTGATCTGAACTTTGTTCAGGCGAAAGCTCTAAATACAATTTATCAGCGTCACTTAAAGCCTTCGTTATATCTTCATTCAT encodes:
- a CDS encoding TraB/GumN family protein yields the protein MLKKLISGLSLLALISLPSLADGQVAMWQVKDEDTTVNIMGTVHLLKPGTVWMNEDITKALSDADKLYLELSPEQSSDQVMQSLVPKYGLLPAGETLREKIGEQDFNALVEGLAQFPVPAEALDRFRPWFAGLTYTALQYIKIGYDDNAGVESVLTGLAQAEGKPILGLETAEFQISVFASLSEEDQIQFLRDALSEADDAANVMNEMTTLWITGEAEKLGALMNEELIDAPMLADKLLYERNANWINDVKTIINEPGNFMIAVGAGHLSGDKSVIDLLKQAGFSVSRIH